Proteins from a single region of Synechococcus sp. WH 8109:
- the lepB gene encoding signal peptidase I gives MKGRVSAIWEFWAPFLFTVSLYLLLRQFAFEARYIPSGSMLPGLQVGDKLIVEKLSYRSRPPQRGEIVVFNSPSAFDPIWKLEGGQPNPLKCGFVTFPGISWVVDRVLLQRYPECEAWIKRVVGVPGDVVEVNSRGAVSINGTAFNEPYVTNFCSDRDGMIGCKGLYAVVPEGNVVVLGDNRRNSQDARRWPGGPFLPDGQIIGRAVFRFWPPSRIGSLSN, from the coding sequence GTGAAGGGCAGAGTTAGCGCGATCTGGGAGTTCTGGGCCCCTTTTCTGTTCACGGTTTCGCTTTATCTCCTGCTTCGGCAGTTCGCTTTTGAAGCCCGCTACATCCCTTCGGGATCAATGCTGCCGGGTCTTCAGGTGGGCGACAAGTTGATCGTCGAGAAGCTGTCCTACCGCTCCCGACCTCCTCAGCGGGGAGAGATCGTTGTGTTTAATTCCCCCAGTGCCTTTGATCCCATCTGGAAATTGGAGGGGGGGCAACCCAATCCACTGAAGTGCGGCTTCGTCACCTTCCCGGGCATCAGCTGGGTTGTGGATCGTGTGCTGTTGCAGCGTTATCCCGAATGTGAGGCCTGGATCAAACGGGTGGTGGGTGTCCCTGGTGATGTCGTGGAGGTGAACAGCCGTGGTGCCGTGAGCATCAACGGCACGGCCTTTAACGAGCCTTACGTCACCAACTTCTGCTCTGATCGCGACGGAATGATTGGCTGCAAGGGCCTCTATGCCGTGGTCCCCGAAGGCAACGTTGTTGTCCTGGGCGACAACCGCCGCAACAGCCAGGACGCCCGTCGTTGGCCAGGCGGCCCGTTTTTGCCAGACGGTCAGATCATTGGCCGTGCCGTCTTCCGCTTCTGGCCCCCTTCGCGCATCGGTTCGCTCAGCAACTGA